A genomic window from Nosocomiicoccus massiliensis includes:
- the acsA gene encoding acetate--CoA ligase, with product MNYEIYKSVDKSSNMGPYEETVKNFSWEEVKKHFTWYETNKVNIAYEAIDRHVDEGYGNKVALHYKDDSGVSSFTFKEMKEKSNKAANMLKDKEVKKGDRVFIFMPRSPELYFVLLGAVKLGAIVGPLFEAFMEKAVVDRLEDSEANYLITTSDLLERVPYKEIDTLKHVFVVGEDVSEDEKLLDFKQLFDEASDECDIEWVDLEDGLILHYTSGSTGSPKGVYHVHNVMVQQYISAKYVTDIKEDDVYWCTADPGWVTGTSYGIFGPWLNRATNVIVGGRFSPDAWYSALEELKVTIWYSAPTAFRMLMGAGDEVIKNYDLSHLRHLLSVGEPLNPEVIKWGDKVFNLRIHDTWWMTETGAHMIVNFPSMDIKAGSMGKPLPGVEAAIIDDNGEVLPPNRMGNLAMKAPWPSMMRDIWNNHEKYKSYFIGDWYVSGDSAFIDEDGYFFFQGRVDDVIMTAGERVGPFEIESKLVEHEAVEEAGVIGKPDPVRGEIVKAFIALREGYEPTDELKEEIRNFVKLGLAAHAAPREIEFKDKLPKTRSGKIMRRVLKAWELNLDAGDLSSMDDD from the coding sequence ATGAATTACGAAATCTATAAATCTGTAGATAAAAGTTCGAATATGGGACCTTACGAAGAAACAGTTAAAAACTTTTCGTGGGAAGAAGTAAAAAAACATTTTACATGGTATGAAACTAACAAAGTAAACATCGCATATGAAGCAATTGATCGTCACGTTGATGAAGGATATGGTAACAAAGTAGCATTACACTATAAAGACGATTCTGGCGTTTCATCATTTACTTTTAAAGAGATGAAAGAAAAATCAAACAAAGCAGCTAATATGTTAAAAGATAAAGAAGTAAAAAAAGGGGACCGAGTATTTATCTTTATGCCAAGATCGCCTGAATTATATTTTGTATTACTCGGTGCAGTGAAACTTGGTGCGATTGTTGGACCATTATTTGAAGCATTTATGGAAAAGGCTGTTGTTGACCGATTAGAAGACTCAGAAGCGAATTATTTAATTACGACTTCTGATTTATTAGAGAGAGTACCTTATAAAGAGATCGATACACTAAAACACGTATTTGTCGTCGGAGAAGACGTTAGTGAAGATGAAAAACTCTTAGATTTTAAACAGTTATTTGACGAAGCATCAGATGAATGTGACATCGAATGGGTAGATTTAGAGGACGGATTGATTTTACATTATACGAGTGGTTCAACTGGCTCACCAAAAGGTGTATACCACGTTCATAATGTGATGGTTCAACAATATATTTCAGCGAAATATGTGACGGATATTAAAGAAGACGATGTATACTGGTGTACAGCTGACCCAGGATGGGTAACTGGAACGAGTTATGGTATTTTTGGACCGTGGTTAAACCGCGCGACAAACGTTATCGTCGGAGGACGTTTCTCACCAGATGCATGGTATTCAGCACTTGAAGAGTTAAAAGTGACAATTTGGTATTCAGCACCGACAGCATTCCGTATGTTAATGGGAGCTGGAGACGAAGTTATAAAAAATTACGACCTTAGCCATTTAAGACATTTACTATCTGTTGGTGAACCACTGAATCCAGAAGTCATTAAATGGGGAGATAAAGTGTTCAACTTAAGAATTCACGATACGTGGTGGATGACTGAAACAGGAGCACATATGATCGTTAACTTCCCCTCAATGGATATAAAAGCTGGATCTATGGGTAAACCATTACCAGGTGTAGAAGCGGCAATCATTGACGACAACGGTGAAGTCTTACCGCCAAACCGTATGGGTAACTTAGCAATGAAAGCACCTTGGCCATCGATGATGCGCGATATTTGGAATAACCACGAGAAGTATAAATCGTACTTTATTGGAGATTGGTACGTTTCAGGTGACTCAGCATTTATAGATGAGGACGGGTACTTCTTCTTCCAAGGACGTGTAGACGACGTCATTATGACAGCTGGGGAAAGAGTTGGACCGTTTGAAATTGAATCTAAACTCGTTGAACATGAAGCGGTAGAAGAGGCTGGAGTTATCGGTAAACCAGATCCAGTACGTGGTGAAATCGTTAAAGCATTTATCGCATTACGTGAAGGTTATGAACCGACGGACGAGTTAAAAGAGGAAATTCGTAACTTCGTAAAACTTGGTCTCGCAGCACATGCAGCACCACGTGAAATTGAATTTAAAGACAAGTTACCAAAAACTCGTAGTGGTAAAATTATGAGACGTGTATTAAAAGCGTGGGAGTTAAACTTAGACGCTGGAGACTTATCAAGTATGGATGACGATTAA
- a CDS encoding formate--tetrahydrofolate ligase, producing MAHLTDQEIAAKATLQPIEEIAQKAGIPEDALELHGKYKAKVDIKNLVGNEEDSKLVLVTAMNPTPAGEGKSTVTVGLADAFNKLGEKVMVALREPSLGPVMGIKGGATGGGHAQVLPMEEINLHFNGDLHAITSANNTLSALIDNHIHQGNELNIDQRRITWKRVVDINDRELRNVVIGLGGPTSGVPREDGFDITVASEIMAVLCLATDLMDLKERLGRIVFGYTKDKKPVTVKDLKVEGALTLLLKEAIKPNLVQTMEGTPALIHGGPFANIAHGCNSLIATNTARKLSDIVVTEAGFGSDLGAEKFMDIKARFGNFKPDAIVLVATIRALKMNGGVAKTDLGAENLGALKSGIVNLEKHIENARKFGVEPIVALNDFVTDTDAEREFVLNWCKDRDVKVALTQVWEKGGEGGIELAKQVKEALETPNNFDYLYDLELSIPEKIEKIVTEVYGGDGVNFTDKAKRQIKEIEENGWGNFPVCMAKTQYSLSDDEKKLGRPTGFTITVRELIAKTGAGFVVALTGNVMTMPGLPKVPSANHMDVDAEGNSTGLF from the coding sequence ATGGCACATTTAACAGACCAAGAGATTGCTGCTAAAGCAACATTACAACCAATTGAAGAAATTGCTCAAAAAGCAGGTATTCCTGAAGATGCATTAGAACTTCATGGTAAGTATAAAGCAAAAGTAGACATCAAAAATCTCGTTGGAAATGAAGAGGATTCAAAACTAGTACTCGTAACAGCTATGAACCCTACACCAGCTGGTGAAGGTAAATCAACTGTTACTGTTGGACTAGCAGATGCATTCAATAAACTAGGTGAAAAGGTTATGGTTGCATTGCGTGAACCATCACTTGGGCCAGTAATGGGTATTAAAGGTGGAGCTACTGGTGGTGGACACGCTCAAGTGTTACCGATGGAAGAAATCAACCTTCACTTTAACGGTGACTTACACGCGATTACGTCAGCAAACAATACGCTTTCAGCGTTAATCGACAACCACATTCACCAAGGTAACGAGTTAAATATCGACCAAAGAAGAATTACGTGGAAACGTGTCGTAGACATTAACGACCGTGAACTTCGTAACGTCGTTATCGGTTTAGGAGGACCAACTTCAGGTGTTCCACGTGAAGATGGATTTGATATTACTGTAGCAAGTGAAATTATGGCAGTACTTTGCTTAGCGACAGATTTAATGGATCTTAAAGAAAGACTTGGCCGTATCGTATTTGGTTATACGAAAGATAAAAAACCAGTTACAGTTAAAGACTTAAAAGTAGAGGGTGCATTAACACTACTACTTAAAGAAGCGATTAAACCAAACCTTGTTCAAACGATGGAAGGTACACCTGCGTTAATTCACGGTGGTCCATTTGCGAACATTGCACACGGTTGTAACTCATTAATCGCTACAAACACTGCAAGAAAATTATCAGACATCGTAGTAACAGAAGCAGGATTCGGTTCTGACTTAGGTGCTGAGAAGTTTATGGATATTAAAGCACGCTTTGGTAACTTTAAACCAGATGCAATTGTTTTAGTTGCAACAATTCGCGCACTTAAGATGAACGGTGGCGTTGCGAAAACTGATTTAGGTGCAGAAAATCTTGGAGCATTAAAATCAGGTATCGTAAACTTAGAGAAACACATTGAAAACGCACGTAAATTCGGTGTTGAACCAATCGTTGCATTAAACGACTTCGTTACAGATACAGATGCTGAACGTGAATTCGTACTTAACTGGTGTAAAGATCGTGACGTTAAAGTTGCACTTACACAAGTTTGGGAAAAAGGTGGAGAAGGTGGTATTGAGTTAGCGAAACAAGTAAAAGAAGCACTCGAAACACCAAACAACTTTGACTACCTATATGATCTTGAACTTTCAATCCCTGAAAAGATTGAAAAAATCGTTACAGAAGTATACGGTGGAGACGGCGTTAACTTTACAGATAAAGCAAAACGTCAAATCAAAGAAATCGAAGAAAATGGCTGGGGTAACTTCCCAGTATGTATGGCGAAAACTCAGTACTCATTATCAGACGATGAGAAAAAACTCGGTCGTCCAACAGGGTTTACAATTACAGTACGTGAGTTAATTGCTAAAACTGGTGCAGGATTTGTCGTTGCGTTAACAGGTAACGTTATGACAATGCCAGGATTACCAAAAGTACCATCAGCTAACCATATGGATGTTGATGCAGAAGGTAACTCAACAGGATTATTCTAA